The Paenibacillus beijingensis nucleotide sequence AGCAAGTGCTGCAGCGGGATGAAGAGTGGACCGTGAAAGGGTTTATCCGGGAAAAAGGGGTAAAAGAACCGGTGACACTGCTCCCCGAAATGTGGGAGGAAATGAAGCTGCTGCTGCCCTTAAGGCAGGAAAGCTGACCGCCGCTCTACCTTTCGCCGCATTCAGTGTGCTATGATAGAGAGAATCTAGCCCAAAGGAAGGTGAAAGCATGTCGATTACCGAACAAGAGTTGGCGGATCATCATTCCGCATGGCGGCCTGCCGAGGGCAGCGGTGCCGAGACTCTTGATATGGCCCAGCTTCTGCTGTGCGCTTATGAGCTTGGAGATACGATCAATCAATCGGCCGAAGTTGCCGAGTATTTATATTGGAAGCAGCAAGTCGATTGCGATGCGGAGGTTGCCGCATTGAAGGCCAAATTCCGCAAAGCGAAAGAAACATTTGCCGAATGCGAGCGTTTCGGCCGCTTTCATCCCGATTACCACGCTGCAAAGGATGCGGTGAAGTCGATAGTACGGGAGATGGACGGATACGAATGCGTTCAGCGCTTTAAAGAGGCGGAGAGCGCGGTCGATACGCTGCTGCATGATGTTGCGCTCTTGATCGCGGGCTCCGTATCGGAAACGATTAAAGTGCCGGGCAACGATCCGCTGCCCGGCGGCGGCTGCGGAAGCGGCGGTTCGTGCAGCTGCGGAAGCGGCGGCTGCGGTTAACGATAATTCAGGGTGGTGATACGGATGTTCTCGGAACGCACAGGCTATATTGTATGGGTCAACGATTGGAAAGCGGCCCGAAATTTGGAAAAGTACGGCAATGTCCATTACATTTCGCGCAAGATGCACTACGTCGTCATTTACTTGAATTCCGAGCGCGCCGAAGATACGCTGCGAAATGTTCAGCGCCTTCCTTATGTCAAGAAAATTGAACGTTCGTACCGCAACGAAATCAAGACGGAATACTCGAGTAATGTTCCGGACAAAACCCGGTTTTACAGCTTGTAAAGAGAGCGGCAGTAATACATCGCGCGCAGCGGAACATATTCTTGTTCGGCGTTGCTCCTGCCTAATAAAGCGGCGGGTGAACCGCAATAATTTTCGGCTTAGGCTTATATCATTTTTAGTTGAAATCATGGTAGAATGATAGCAAAGCTCTACGGGACAAAAGCCGCTTCCTTAGGAGGGGTGGGATCGGGATGAAGGACAAAACGACGGAAAGATGGAACACTTACGAGACATTCCACGTCCCTTTGGGGGATAAGAGAGTTGCGGATGTCATTATTACGAACCATGCGAAGATTCGGTGGGCCGACCGGATCGAACATGACAGGACCGGCTTTGAAGATATTGCCGAATTTATTTGGCAGTGCTTGAAGCAAGGCCGGGTTACGCCGTATTACCGCAACGAGCAGGACGTCTATCTGATTGATGACGACCTTGTGTTTGTCGCTGAATTTACCGAAGGCGACAAAGAAACCGATCTTGCAGGCAACCCCCTTCATAAGATGATCGTCGTGACGTTTCTCGGCCGGATGTCCGAGACGATCGAATTAAGAGATTTGAAGTCCTATTATTCATGGCTGCGCCATTCCCGGCGAATGACTCTGATCAAAAACAGCCGAAAGCGGAAGTAAGGCGTTACAGCTATTTCTTAAGCGAAGCGGACAGCCTGAATTGAACAACCGAATGTAATGGTGTCAGCATGCGCTTCTCTTCCGGGCGCATGCTTTTTTGATGTGGCTTGAGTTGCTTGACATGAACGTTCAGATATAATGGGAGTGGGACTACAGAAAGCGAGGGGCTGCCGATGGCACTTAATTTTCACCAACTGCATATTTTCTATACGGTCGCGGATAAAGGCAGCTTTTCAGCGGCAGCAGTCGCTTTGCATATGACACAGCCTGCCGTCACGATGCAGGTGCAGTCGCTGGAAGACTATTTCGGTACAAAGCTGTTCCAGCGTTCCACCAAACGGATTGAACTGACCGAGGCCGGGAGGACGCTGCTGCCGTACGCCAAACAGAGCATTGACCTGATTCGTGAAACGGATGCGGCGATGTCGAAATTTACGAGCCAATTGAAAGGGCGTCTTCAGCTGGGAGCGAGCCTGACGATTGGAGAATATATACTTCCGCGGCTGCTCGGATCTTTTGGGCAGGAATATCCGCATATTTCAATCAGCATGAAAGTGATGAACACGACGCAAATCATGGATGAAATTTTTAGCCATCATCTGAATTTCGGATTGATTGAAGCTCCGGTCTCGCATCCGGATCTGCACATTGAGCCGGTCATGAACGATGAGCTGGTGCTGATTGCGCACCGCGGCCACCCGCTTGCCAGCCGTGAAAGCGTTCTGCTTGAGGAAGCGATGTCGTACCCGTTAGTGCTGCGGGAGCAAGGATCGGGAACGAGACAGGTGATGGAAGATCAGCTGCGCCGCAAAAATCTGGATCCGGACAAGCTGAACATCGTCATGGAGCTCGGCAGCACCGGAGCGGTGAAATCCGCCGTTGAAGCCGGTCTCGGCATGTCGATTGTGTCGTTGTCGTCGATAAAGCATGAAGTGGCATTGGAGCTTATTAATGTGGTGCCGCTTTCAGACGTAACATTCAGCCGCGAGTTTTTCTCGATTTATTTAAAATCCGCGCTGCTCCCGATTTCAGCCGTCACGTTTTTAACCTTTTTAAGAGAGAGGGATTTGAAGCAATGGCTATAAAGCGCGCGGATTTGCATACCCATACGACCGCCTCTGACGGCACCGAAGCGCCCGCGGTAAATGTCAGGCTCGCCCGTGAGGCCGGTCTGGCCGCTGTAGCCATAACCGATCATGACACCACCTTCGGCGTGGCGGAAGCGATCGCCGAAGGAGAGCGACTGAACGTCGCCGTTGTCCCCGGGGCCGAACTCAGTACGGTTGCAGATGGAACCGACATCCATATTTTAGCTTATTATACCCACCCCGGGGACAGCCTTTGGCTGGAGCGGCTGCATGGACTGCGCAGCGTCCGCGGCTCCCGCAACCGGCTCATTGTGGAGCGGCTTAATTCGCTTGGCATCGCCATTACGATGGAGGAAGTCGAAGCGCGGGCGGGTGTTCGAAAAGTGGGAGGAGGCCGACCGCAGAATGGCGGGGGACTGTCAAGTCACCCATCGGGTTCGTCGGAGCCGCCCGCTGCATCCGGGGAAAAAACGGTGGGACGGCCGCACATTGCGGAGGTGCTGATCGCCAAAGGCGTCGTGTCGACCATGCAGGAGGCGTTCGACCGATACCTCGCGTCCGGGGCGGCGGCGTATGTCAATCCGCCGCGGGTCCATCCGCTGCAAGCGCTGGAATGGATACGGGAGGCAGGCGGCGTCAGCGTCATCGCGCACCCCGGCCTGTACGGAAAGGACGATTTGGTGGAGCAGCTCATTGCAGCCGGAGCGATGGGCATTGAAGTGTATCATTCCGACCATACGGAAGCGGATATTGCCCGCTACGGGCGGCTGGCCGACCGTTACGGGCTGATCCGAACGGGTGGATCGGACTTTCACGGCTTCCGTGAAGGCAAGCCGTTTCACGGTCCGCTGGGCGGCGTAACGGTCGACGCTGCAGTCGTAACGCAGCTGCGAAGCGCGGCCAAGCGCTGACCGTACAGATGCTGACCCAACAGATGGTGACACGGATAAATGTTGACCGATCAGATGCTGCTCGGCCGCACAATCATCCGGCGCCTTAACGCGCGCATGGTAAGCTACTCGTGAGCGGCCTACATACTCTCGAGGCTTTTGCGGAAGTGCGGATAATCGGACCTTTCTCCGGGCACGATAACACCATCATACGTATAGTTAGCAAAGGATGGTGACTTATTCATGTCCAGAAGAAGACGGCGTCTTGCTGTGCCGGGAGCGGAGCAGGGGTTGCAAACGTTTAAGGCGGAAGTGATGAGGCAAGCGGGATACGCAGTCGATGCAAACCGTCCGGATGACGTCAAATACGAGGTGGCCCGTACGATCGGGGTGCCGCTGCGCCAAGGTGACAACGGCCATCTTACGACCGAGGAAGCGGGCTCGGTGGGGGGCCAAATCGGCGGCACGATGGTGCGGGAAATGATCCGGCTGGCCCAGGAGCGGCTTGCCCAATCGGGGAATAAGCTTTAATGGCAAGTTTATTTTGGATCCCCACCGACAGAACCAAGCCAAGTAAAGGAGCAGGATTGTAAAATGCTGCGGTTCGGGCAAAAGTTCGGGGAATGGATGCAGGTCAATCTTTCCGAGGAGAAAAATCACAGAAGGCGCGAATGGCTTGAAAAAGGGCCGGCGCATGGCACAGTCGAATTTCTTCGCGAGGTCTGGCATCAGCTGCCTGCGGTCCGCCCGGCTTCGCTGCCAGTGATGCAGGCCACCGAAAGCCAGTCCCATTCAACCAAAGAAGCTTCCGAATCCACTGTTGAAGTGGCCCGGAAGCTTCTTTTTTTCTAGCATTGATAAGTTGTCAGTTTTTGACCTGAACGGGAAGCTGCTTCAGGCGCTGTTCATCCGGTGTGATGAACAGCGTTTTTTGATGATCGTAAATGACAAACCCCGGTTTGGCTCCGCTCGGCTTGCGAACGTAACGAACCTGCGTATAGTCGACCGGCACGAGCGACGAACCGGAAGCCTGGCTGTAATGAGCGGCCAGCATCGCGGCTTCCTCGAGCGTGACGTTGCCGAAACCCGAATCGCGAATGACGACATGGGAGCCGGGAATGTCTTTTGTATGCAGCCACGTATCCGAAGGCCCGGCGAGGCGGTTCGTCAAATATTCGTTCTGGGTATTGTTTTTGCCTACCCATATGGCGACGCCTTCCGAGGACGTATAGCAGAGCAGCGTCGGGCGTGCGGGCTTTTTGCGCTTCGCGCCCCGC carries:
- a CDS encoding YlbF family regulator, whose protein sequence is MSITEQELADHHSAWRPAEGSGAETLDMAQLLLCAYELGDTINQSAEVAEYLYWKQQVDCDAEVAALKAKFRKAKETFAECERFGRFHPDYHAAKDAVKSIVREMDGYECVQRFKEAESAVDTLLHDVALLIAGSVSETIKVPGNDPLPGGGCGSGGSCSCGSGGCG
- a CDS encoding YlbG family protein; translation: MFSERTGYIVWVNDWKAARNLEKYGNVHYISRKMHYVVIYLNSERAEDTLRNVQRLPYVKKIERSYRNEIKTEYSSNVPDKTRFYSL
- a CDS encoding selenium metabolism-associated LysR family transcriptional regulator gives rise to the protein MALNFHQLHIFYTVADKGSFSAAAVALHMTQPAVTMQVQSLEDYFGTKLFQRSTKRIELTEAGRTLLPYAKQSIDLIRETDAAMSKFTSQLKGRLQLGASLTIGEYILPRLLGSFGQEYPHISISMKVMNTTQIMDEIFSHHLNFGLIEAPVSHPDLHIEPVMNDELVLIAHRGHPLASRESVLLEEAMSYPLVLREQGSGTRQVMEDQLRRKNLDPDKLNIVMELGSTGAVKSAVEAGLGMSIVSLSSIKHEVALELINVVPLSDVTFSREFFSIYLKSALLPISAVTFLTFLRERDLKQWL
- a CDS encoding PHP domain-containing protein, coding for MAIKRADLHTHTTASDGTEAPAVNVRLAREAGLAAVAITDHDTTFGVAEAIAEGERLNVAVVPGAELSTVADGTDIHILAYYTHPGDSLWLERLHGLRSVRGSRNRLIVERLNSLGIAITMEEVEARAGVRKVGGGRPQNGGGLSSHPSGSSEPPAASGEKTVGRPHIAEVLIAKGVVSTMQEAFDRYLASGAAAYVNPPRVHPLQALEWIREAGGVSVIAHPGLYGKDDLVEQLIAAGAMGIEVYHSDHTEADIARYGRLADRYGLIRTGGSDFHGFREGKPFHGPLGGVTVDAAVVTQLRSAAKR
- a CDS encoding alpha/beta-type small acid-soluble spore protein produces the protein MSRRRRRLAVPGAEQGLQTFKAEVMRQAGYAVDANRPDDVKYEVARTIGVPLRQGDNGHLTTEEAGSVGGQIGGTMVREMIRLAQERLAQSGNKL